The DNA window CATGTCAGCTGGTTGAAAGTTGTGACAAGACTAAATAATAGTAATTTCACTAAAATCGAAAACGCTACTAAAGGTATGTGCACAGAAAATTATCAGAAAGTTATAGTAATTTTCTGATAATAATAGTaactaaaatcaaataatagtAATATCACTAAAATCAAAAGCGCTACTAAAGGTATGTATACAGATTGTGTAGAGAATTCCACGTGCACAGAAAATTATccgaaagaaagaaacatacttaaaaaaattgtacttcAACAAAATGGTTCATCACAcgtttaaacttttaaactcTCACTTATCCCATACAAAATTATCAAGGTCCTATCCAAGTACTCACATGAACAGCAAACTAGCTGCTTTCATGCTAAACATCTCTCTTCACTTTCTGGAGGCCTAACGCATAGGAGATTACActttatgaatatttttcagAATGGAGTTTGtaacaagaaacaaaaaggtGGCATACTGGCACTGCCAAAGCTCATTGTTGTCATAAACACTTGAGATGTTCAGCATCTCCGTACATGACATAGACTTcaaccaacaaaacaaaattcagtATGTAATGTCCCTAATCCCTATGAAGCACCTGCCGTAGCTAGGCTTTAGCTAGATTGCTAGAAACATAATCAGGCAAAAACTTCGTTGATCAATGTCTACCAAGCTTATAGAACTACCATCTCCACaggtaaaacaaaaatatatttctacataATAATATTCCAATCCAAAGCTCACTTTATCTTAAGGCAGGAATAGCAAAGCAACTTCAGAATACAACAGATGTGAAAAGTTAGTAATAGAATGGAATGAACAGGAAAAATAACAACTAAAGTCAGTACCAGCAAGTAAATATAACTTCTTACCATGAAAAAGCCACCTTGAAATATTGCAAAAGCAGCACCTGTTGTAATTGCATTTGCAACTGGATTGGGAGTTCCCATTCCGCTAACTATGGAGAACAGAGCACCAGAACCAAAAGCAGCTGCCATGCTACACAAATACAAAAAGGACATTTGTGATTTGTCTAGCATAATTTCAGAAAGCAACgaatatgtatttattaacTTGAACTGTAGTTCCATCCAGGAATTTGAATATGCATAGTTTATCCCTTAATGGCTCATATCTGGAAGAGAATTTTTGAGACCAAGCATTTACAAGATTAAGTTTCATATATCAACCACCAATTTGATTGTACAAGTTATTGTGTTCCTTTAACTGTAGTTGCAATATAAACGAAATTTCAAAGACTCACCTGCCCTGGATATCCTCGCCACCACGTATCCTTCTCATAACACAAGATATGCCTGCATTTGCACCAGTCATAACTGCGAAATTCCGGGCTTGCACCAATGGTCCACCAGCTAAAGCCTACAAGTAGCACATTACATTGAAgtgtaaaaaatcaaatactgGGACATATATGTGGCCTCTGTATGTCCAACATGTGCTATGTGAAAAAATGCAAGACTAAAATTAAGTCCATGGTTATATAGTTCATGAGTGAGACTTTTAACCTATTGTAGATTGTACCTTCAAAGGAAAATCTATGCCAAAGTTCAATGCTTTCAAATTGTATGATTAACCCTAATCACCATGGCACCAATCAGGGCTTGATTAATCATTAATCAGGCCGATTAATTGACCCTAGTCGGTCCTATGTTTTTGTAATATCGAGTTGATGAAATGatgatttatatatcttttagtattgttaattttttatttttatatttctgcTATTTTCTGTATTCTTACCTTGTGCATATAAGATGGAGGAACAAGAATGGTGGACATTCCATCTTAGTGAAGCTGGATATGGATCTAGATTACTGTAATGTTTTCATTAAATTAAACACCTTCCTGTAGTATATAGTACAAGTGTAAAGCAAAGCAAGTATCAAGATTAATCAGACAATCAGATTTCTGATTGGCTGATCATGTTGATTGCACCTAGGACGATCAGATAACATTGTGCTAGTTTGGAACTAGTGGTTGAACAGATGGCATATGTTTTCTACAATATAGCCATAATCTACTTCACTCTCCATTCTTTGTTCTTGCGGTCTTGCCTTACCAAATTTGCTCCCTGCACCCGTTCTAATCCTATGCCAGACCAACCGATCTTTGTGCTCAACAATAATTTGCACAAAGGAAAACTGCAATCTGCAATCCGAGAGCAATATCACGCATCAACAGAAGTGTCCACTAACGACATTGATGCATGTATCACGATCAATCAATTAGGTAGGTGGAACCATGATTGCAAGAGCAGATTATTCCAAATTGCAATTTTGATACGGCACGTCGCAAATCGTAAGTAAACCTCAGTTTCACGAAGAATTCATCAAAtgcgagaaaaaaataatattcgGGTAGAAGATGCGACAGCCTGGCAGGGTTGGCAACCTGAGCCTGCTTGAAGGAGGCCATGGCTTCCGGGTTCGCGTtgggcggcggctgcggcacCGGGAACGGAGACCCCCCGTCGGCGGTGAGCGTGCCCATGAGCCCGCCCAGCGCCGCGCCCTGCACCGCCCCGACGGCCGTGGTCACCACGGCCTCGATGTGCGTGGGCTGCTCCGCCATCCACTTGCGGAACCCCGCCTCCAGCGCCTTCACGCGCCCGCTCCACTCCTCCAGCGGGTTACCCCCGCGCGCCTGCCCGGCggccaacgacgacgacgacgccgacgccatcgccctcctccgctcaCCAACCCGCAATCTCTTCTCGCTGCTTCCCTTCTCGTCGTCTTCCGCAGACGGAGACGAGAAGACGCCCTCTTTATCCCCTCCGACGCTCGGAATCTTCGCTCGCTTAACCCCCAGCTGGGCCTCTAGTACTATAGGCCCATTTGCTTAGGCCCATTTGAGTCGGCGAGGTCTCGAGGTCTCTCCAtggcgtggcggtggccgcgAGCGGCGAGGGGGTTGggggtggggaggaggaggagggggtggtCGGAGGCGGCGCTGTTCGCGGCGGAGCAGCGGGCGACGCTGGTGAACGTGAAGCTGAAGTGGGTGAAGGACCGGGCGCTCGACGCGGCGGTGTCGCGGGAGCGCCACCTGCGCGACGCCCACCACCTGCTCGACCTCGTGTCGTCCCGGCCGGGCCACCGCGCGTCGCGCCCCGAGCTCCTCGCCGACAGGTCCGTGCGCAAGGCGTTCGGGTGCGCGGGCGCGGTGGACGCGTTCCTGGGCAGGTACCACACGCTcttcgcgccgcgccgcggcggcggcgtgtccCTCACGGACGCGGCGCTCGacctccggcggcgggaggcggacTGCCTCGTCGAGTCCGAGCCCGACCTGGTgtcccgcctccgccgcctcctcatGCTCACCCTGCCGCGGTCGCTCCCGCTCCACACCGTCGACCTCCTCCGCTGGGACCTCGGCCTGCCCCGCGACTACCGCGCGTCCATCCTCCGCCGCTACCCGGAACATTTCGCTCTCGAACAGCCCGAGGGCGATGAGCGCGTCTGGCTCCACCTCCTCTCGTGGGACGACGGTCTTGCCGTCTCGGAGCTAGAGAAGAGCGCCGGCGTCGGTGACACCACTTGCCTCCCTTTCCCGGTGAGCTTCACGAAGGGGTTTGGTCTCAGAAGCAAGTGCGTTAACTGGCTGAGGGAATGGCAGGCCCTGCCGTACATCAGCCCCTACGCCGACCCGTCGGGCCTTGATCACCGCACAGATGTGTCGGAGAAGAGGAATGTAGGGGTGTTCCATGAGCTGCTGCACCTCACGGTGGCGAAGAGGACAGAGCGCCACAACGTGAGCAACATGAGGAAGCTGTTTGGCATGCCACAGAAGTTCACCAAGGTGTTTGAGCGCCATCCAGGCATTTTTTACCTCTCTCGAGTGCTTGGTACGCAGACAGTTGTGCTCAGGGAAGCTTATGGTGATGGAAGTCTGCTGCTCGAGAAGCATGCACATCCACTTGTTGCTATCAGGGAGGAGTATGCGACAGTGATGAGGGCGGCATTGCCGCCAAGGAGGAAGAGGCTTAGGGAAAATGACTCTTGCAGCAAGCGGGATGAGGATTATGAGGGAGGAGAAGAATTTGAACTCACTGAATGAATTCCTCTGTGCAATGAATCAATTTTGAGTGCACTGAAATGAAGAAGAATTAGTGAAATCACACAATGACTTGTTAGGCAAAAAAAGACTTAGTGAACCTCATTAGATGGATCCCTTGCAACGCCAACAGCAAAGCAGGTACGAGTTCAGAACTTCGGTTGTGCACCTTCGTACACTTATCTTGAGTAAAGTGGAAGATGTTTAGCCTTAAGGTTCTATATTGGTTTAGAATTTCTGACTTCTTCAGTCTGtcctttaaatttaatttttcaattatGAACAAGCAAATTAGATTTGAGCATCGTATCACTTAACTGAACATAACTTCAGTGGTAATTTgcccctcatcttttcacttatacttatgcttataggtcaaaattttgaattataaaacttaaattttgagttgattttggttttttccaaCATAGTTTATTTCCCGGTGTTGGCGAAAAGCGATCTAGGGTCTCCCATTTCTCAGGAGGAACCGTGCTGTGGCCCACCATGTCAGCACATAGGAGGCGAGGCCTGGACTGATTGGGTTCCTAGCCTCCTGGGGCCCCGGCACCTCCCCATTCTTCATGCTTCTACTGGGGAGGAGAGTGTGGAAACCTACAAaatctacaaaatattttttaatcattagtAAGCCattcgcttatgcttaataCAAGCGAAAATATGGGGccgaaaaaataataagagtGATTgtccctttcctttttttttttggtttaaagAAAAGTAACCATTTTCCAGTTTCAGTTTAAACTTCTGAACATCGAAAGGAGTTCATACCAAATCATAAGCATGTAACTTAGACTTGTTACTTTTTTCTACATGCATGCAGTAATTTGATGAGCAGTAGCTTTGGGCCAGGCAGACCGTGTGAACATTAGATTTGCAAAGTTGGAAGCATGCACGTTTGCTCCCTTGCGCCATGTGAGAATTGGACCTCATCTAGTTGAGCCAAGTGCCCAAGTGGCATCCTTGCATATCAGAAATTCTCCAATCAGTGGCACCACCAGCAGGATTTCATTATATGTTTCTCAATATCTATTTGATTGTATTCATCTTGTTAACATTATTTTGTGCAGACATGTTCATCTGGTAATGAACTTGTACTTTCATTGCACTCAGTTGCCTTTGTTGTGTCCTTTGTTTCTACGTGTAGATAGCATGCACAGTTGCACATCCATATTATGCTTAAAACTTATTGGCATAGTTTGTAAACCCAGCGTGTAGAATCAATTGTTCAAACTCCAGAGTCCTTTGTTCCTAGTATATGACTTGCAGCTAGTAGTCTCATTTTGAGGTGGTTTCTGAAGTTATGAGAGTTCATAGGTTTACTAATCCAAAATTCAATTGAATAATTCAGTTTCCAACAATCATAAAAAGTTCATTCAGTTAGGAGGCTGTAGCTATAGCAGGGCTTTATGTTTGTTATTGTGATGTAATTAactcaaatatattattttcaatcTTTGTTTGAACtggtgttttcttttcttgtaatAGCAGGCCTTACTACTTTCTTCGGCATCATGTTGTTGCTTACTTTCAATTCTTAATACAATCAAAATAAGGGTCAATGAACTAGGTGGTGAGCTTTTTCATGATCAAGATCCTGTTTATACTGTACTTCTAGTTAGCTCAAATTGTACTGTTCCTTTCATACCCTCTAGATAATTCTCCTTCATATTATAATTGAAGGGGTATGTAGTTAGACACTCCAAAGGTACTTTGTTTGAAATTCCTGTCATTTCTGAGTATGTGTACAACAAAAGTTACACTatattgagtttttttaaaggTTCTTGAATAGATCGCTTTGACTATTTGCAGATGCATGAACTCCCAAAACCATTACTTGATATATAGAGTTTGGGAATTTTTTGCATGGTAGAGTTGTCACTGGTCAGTACTTACATTAAATTGTGACTTTCTGAGCAAATGAATTCCTACAGTTATATGATTGCATAGAGCCATGGAGTTTACATAGATATATCATATAGCTGAGATTTGATTCTTGAGTAAGGATCATGGCTCCTGGGAATTTCATTCACTTATTCAAGCAAGAAGAAACTGGTTTAAAGTTAGGAAAGACAAAAGAACTCACTTTTCATGACACGATCTGTATCTTCAGTTTAACATTTTGTTCCAACAGTCATGTTTAACTGAAAAAAACTCAATTGAATGATTAGATCTAGTGTTTGGGCTCTGGCTTCAATAAAAGACTGCAGTAAGTAGGGTCATGTGTGATGTTCTTTGTAAAAATATCTTCAGCTAGTGAATTACTCTCTATTCTCAGTTGCATGCTGATTGTCTTGTATAATTAAATGCAAATACCCTTTTGTTGAGCAGTACAAGGATTATGTGTGTATGCATGTTGCGCACACGTGATAGGAGTGGATCAGAGGACCCTGAGCCTTTGGGACGCTGACAACTGGGGAGAAGATGAACATTTGCATCAATCAATTTCAGTTGAATCTAGTTTTTTGCTCAGACCAACAAAAGGGCTTCACAAAGTAGGCTTTCGAAAGTCATGCCCATGTGCTGCACTTGTACTGAAAAGGCTGTGATAGTGAGAACTCTCTACCTGATACCTCTCGGTTGTTGAATGGTTATCATCTCATATGATTAGTTCCAATCACCAATTGTTGACTAGAGTCTTGGTCTAATAATTGATTATTATAGATTCAGTCCATCTTCATGAATGGATTACCATTGGCAGAATTTGTACAGGCCCTGTTAATTATTCATGATCATTTATGGGCAACTCATCTATGGATATTGTTAATATTGCATACATCTAATATCACAGATGCCCGCTAATTATTCTTGACCATTTATGGCCATGATTGGACATCCTCGTAAACTACTTCTGAAGGGTATGAGTCTCTTTTTTCGTAAATAGCTAATAGCCTGGTAATAATAGCTAACCTGCTATCTTTCAAATTTTCCACTAGCTTATTGGTTTTGAAGCAACAAAAGTTACAGAAGATTAGCTAGcaagctattttttttttcagacaaGTCCCTAGCAACATGAACAATGTGGTTATTTTACTGCTGAGGGTTTTTTAATGGCATCAGTATTTACTTTCTCCACAGCATTAGAATCAGAAGGTTTTCTCCTTACAGTATTGCAATTCCAAGAAACTGTAAAACTCTTTTTAGTCTTTTGACCTACAGT is part of the Oryza brachyantha chromosome 2, ObraRS2, whole genome shotgun sequence genome and encodes:
- the LOC102705050 gene encoding chloroplastic import inner membrane translocase subunit HP30-2-like, which encodes MASASSSSLAAGQARGGNPLEEWSGRVKALEAGFRKWMAEQPTHIEAVVTTAVGAVQGAALGGLMGTLTADGGSPFPVPQPPPNANPEAMASFKQAQALAGGPLVQARNFAVMTGANAGISCVMRRIRGGEDIQGSMAAAFGSGALFSIVSGMGTPNPVANAITTGAAFAIFQGGFFMIGQKFSKPQSEDLYYSRARSMLQKLGLEKYEKNFKKGLLTDQTLPLLTDSALRDVKIPPGPRLLILDQIKRDPEFAKAR
- the LOC102705321 gene encoding protein WHAT'S THIS FACTOR 9, mitochondrial-like, with the protein product MAWRWPRAARGLGVGRRRRGWSEAALFAAEQRATLVNVKLKWVKDRALDAAVSRERHLRDAHHLLDLVSSRPGHRASRPELLADRSVRKAFGCAGAVDAFLGRYHTLFAPRRGGGVSLTDAALDLRRREADCLVESEPDLVSRLRRLLMLTLPRSLPLHTVDLLRWDLGLPRDYRASILRRYPEHFALEQPEGDERVWLHLLSWDDGLAVSELEKSAGVGDTTCLPFPVSFTKGFGLRSKCVNWLREWQALPYISPYADPSGLDHRTDVSEKRNVGVFHELLHLTVAKRTERHNVSNMRKLFGMPQKFTKVFERHPGIFYLSRVLGTQTVVLREAYGDGSLLLEKHAHPLVAIREEYATVMRAALPPRRKRLRENDSCSKRDEDYEGGEEFELTE